The nucleotide window GGGCTTCACAGGGGATGCATTCCCTCCGGCATACGCTGGCCAGTGTTCTGCTGGAGCAGGAAACACCCCTGCCGGTGATCTCGGAGATCTTGGGCCATATGAGTACCATGTCCACCAGTGTTTATCTGAAAATCGATCTTGAAGGGTTGCGCAAATGTGCGCTGGATCCTGATGAGGTGTTCCACCATGAAAACATCTAATGGGATGCCAGTTTACACCAGCGTTTTCGCCGATGCGATACAAGGGTTTGTCCTGGAAAATCAGGCGCTTGGGTACGCGTACCAAAAACAGGCGGCTGCTCTGAAACGATTCGATGAGTTTTGTGTTGAGATAGGTCACAGCCAGTGTTGTCTGTCCAAAGAGCTTGCCATGCAGTGGGCTGAAAAGAAGCTGTTTGAGTCTGACGATGCACACAGCCGGCGGATCAGGCTCATTCGCATGCTGGCCAGATACCTGGTTCGGTTGGGATACGATGCTTACATCTATCCGGACCATCTCGGCCGGAGCCAGTCGCAACAGTATCAACCGTATCTTTTTACCGAAACAGAATTGGCCCGTTTTTTTAACCAGGTGGACCAGTGCCAGCCTGTAGCGAATAGCCCGTATCGCCACCTTATCTTCCCGCTGCTGTTCAGAATCCTATACGGTTGTGGGCTTCGCGTTTCGGAAGTGCTGCACTTGACCGTCGGCGATGTGAATACAATAGACGGAACACTGACCATTAGAAATGCCAAATTTCACAAAGACAGACTTGTTCCGATGGCTCCATCGCTGAATGAAAGATGTCGCATTTACATGGAGGTGATGCACCCCATTAAACAACCTGAATACATTTTCTTCCCATCTCCCCATGGGGGTCAATACTGTGAAAAAAGAATCTATGAATACTTCCGCAGATTTCTTTGGCAAGCAGGCATTTCGCACGGCGGCAGGGGCAAAGGACCACGCCTTCATGACCTTCGTCATACGTTTGCCGTCCACTGTTTGAAACGCTGGGTGCGCAGTGGAACTGACCTGACAGTTGCCCTTCCTTACTTGTCCACTTACCTTGGACATACGGGGCTGAAAAGCTCTCAGCATTATCTGCGCCTGACAGCAGAACTCTACCCGGATATTGTGGCAACCATGGACGAAAGGTTTGGGTGTTTACTGCCGGGTGATGACCAATGAAAACCACGGATTTTGCCAAATACCTAACGGACTACCTGAGTATCTATCTGCCTGGCCAAAGAAACCTGAGTCCAAACACCATCACCTCCTATCGGGATACTTTCAAACTTTTACTGCTTTTTTGCCGGGAAGAAAAAGGCATCTCTCCTGAATGTTTAACACTGGCGCACATTGATGATGATCTGGTACTGACGTTTATGGCCTGGATTGAAACGAAACGCAAGTGCAGTATTGCTACCCGCAACCAGCGATTGGCAGCCATTCATGCTTTTTTTCGGTATGTGCAGGCACAAACCCCCGAAAGACTCTTGATGTACCAGCGGATTCTGTCCATTCCACTGAAAAAGACAGGGAAACCAGCAGTATCCTATCTAACAACAGAAGCGCTGGAAGCCATCTTAAACCAGCCCGACCGGAAAACACCGGCAGGCCGACGGGATCTGTTACTTCTAACAGTACTGTACGATTCTGGTGCACGGGTGCAGGAGTTAACGGATCTTTTAGTCCGCGACATCCGGTTAACACAGCCGGCAACCATCACTCTCAGAGGGAAAGGCCGAAAAGTGCGGCATGTGCCGCTGATGAGCCGGACAGCTGTCCTGCTGAAGGATTACCTGGAAGAAAGACGGCTGACTGCCCCTGATAGATCAGATCACCCGTTATTCTTCAACAGCCGTCATCAGAAGCTGACCAGGGCAGGGGTTTCGTACATCATCGACAAGTACGTGAATGCTGTCAAAGAACAAAACACTATCCTTTTGCCGGATAAAGTATCGCCGCATGTGTTCCGGCACACCAAAGCTATGCATCTTTTACAGGCGAACGTGAATCTGGTTTACATCCGAGACTTTTTAGGCCATGCCAGTGTTACCACCAGTGAAATCTATGCCAGGGCGGATGCCCGCATGAAACGTCTGGCACTGGAGCAGGCTTACTCACCAACAGTGATTAACGATGTACCTGCCTGGCAGGATGATCAGACCTGCTGAGCTGGTTACAGAAGATCTGCCAATAGCCTCTTATTTATGTCAAGTAAATAGGGCATAAATAGGCTCATTGCTTGTTTGTGCCCATCAACTTGACATAAGCAATTACTTTGCATAATTGCCATTATGTAAAGCTTTACATAAGGTTAAAACCCACATTGCCGTGGCCTTAGCGATGGAAGCCTTATTGAAAGGAATATCGGTTTATTTTACCACCGCCCAGGACCTGGTAAATGAACTGAAAAAAGGCCATGAAGAAGGCCAGTTGAACAAAAGAATGAGGCGTTACACGAAACCGAAACTATTGTTAATAGACGAAATGGGATACCTCTCGATAGATAGAACTGGTGCGACCTTATTTTTTCAGTTAATATCCCGGCGATATGAGAAAGGTTCGATTATACTGACCTCTAATAAAAGCTTTGTAGATTGGGGAGAGGTCTTAGGTGACCAGGTTATCGCAACCGCGATCCTTGACCGTTTATTGCATCACTCAATCACCATCAACATCAGAGGAGAAAGCTACCGACTGAAAGGAAAAAATAAGGCCCGCCCTAATACCACAAATGAAGATGGAAGTTTAAATTAGGACATCAGGGTGGGGAATTTTGAACCGGTGATTTTGGGGATTTTTAGACCGGTGTTGACACCCCATTAAAA belongs to Bacillota bacterium and includes:
- a CDS encoding tyrosine-type recombinase/integrase, whose product is MPVYTSVFADAIQGFVLENQALGYAYQKQAAALKRFDEFCVEIGHSQCCLSKELAMQWAEKKLFESDDAHSRRIRLIRMLARYLVRLGYDAYIYPDHLGRSQSQQYQPYLFTETELARFFNQVDQCQPVANSPYRHLIFPLLFRILYGCGLRVSEVLHLTVGDVNTIDGTLTIRNAKFHKDRLVPMAPSLNERCRIYMEVMHPIKQPEYIFFPSPHGGQYCEKRIYEYFRRFLWQAGISHGGRGKGPRLHDLRHTFAVHCLKRWVRSGTDLTVALPYLSTYLGHTGLKSSQHYLRLTAELYPDIVATMDERFGCLLPGDDQ
- a CDS encoding tyrosine-type recombinase/integrase encodes the protein MKTTDFAKYLTDYLSIYLPGQRNLSPNTITSYRDTFKLLLLFCREEKGISPECLTLAHIDDDLVLTFMAWIETKRKCSIATRNQRLAAIHAFFRYVQAQTPERLLMYQRILSIPLKKTGKPAVSYLTTEALEAILNQPDRKTPAGRRDLLLLTVLYDSGARVQELTDLLVRDIRLTQPATITLRGKGRKVRHVPLMSRTAVLLKDYLEERRLTAPDRSDHPLFFNSRHQKLTRAGVSYIIDKYVNAVKEQNTILLPDKVSPHVFRHTKAMHLLQANVNLVYIRDFLGHASVTTSEIYARADARMKRLALEQAYSPTVINDVPAWQDDQTC
- a CDS encoding ATP-binding protein, which codes for MEALLKGISVYFTTAQDLVNELKKGHEEGQLNKRMRRYTKPKLLLIDEMGYLSIDRTGATLFFQLISRRYEKGSIILTSNKSFVDWGEVLGDQVIATAILDRLLHHSITINIRGESYRLKGKNKARPNTTNEDGSLN